One Roseburia rectibacter DNA window includes the following coding sequences:
- the cas2 gene encoding CRISPR-associated endonuclease Cas2, which translates to MNTNVLPGGIFINQFIATQRIRNRMFVILVYDVNVKRTNKILKICRKYLIHVQKSVFEGTITEAKLNKLKSELGRTCKKEEDSIMIYRFDSLRYSSKEVIGLYTTDNNFL; encoded by the coding sequence ATGAATACAAATGTTTTACCAGGTGGAATTTTTATTAACCAGTTCATTGCCACACAGAGGATAAGGAACCGCATGTTTGTCATTCTTGTCTATGATGTAAATGTAAAAAGGACAAATAAGATACTGAAAATCTGCAGAAAGTATCTGATTCATGTTCAAAAATCTGTTTTTGAAGGAACGATTACAGAAGCTAAGTTGAACAAACTTAAATCAGAACTGGGACGTACCTGTAAAAAAGAGGAAGACAGCATTATGATATACAGGTTTGATTCTCTGCGTTATTCCAGCAAAGAGGTAATAGGACTATATACAACGGACAATAATTTTTTATGA
- a CDS encoding stage V sporulation protein AB — translation MFLKHILLGFLGLAFGGAVAAGTFAFVIVIGVVPRMIGKCNRAAGTLCFEQAIILGGILGNIVSVFLQMHLAFGQVFGHIFLGLYGLSAGIFVGCIAVALAEILNTFPILFRRAKLKVGLRWIMWAMAAGKTCGALYYFVRKIGEGLT, via the coding sequence ATGTTTCTTAAACATATTCTGCTCGGCTTTTTAGGACTTGCATTTGGCGGTGCAGTTGCAGCAGGAACATTTGCTTTTGTGATCGTCATCGGTGTGGTGCCGCGTATGATCGGAAAGTGTAACCGTGCAGCAGGAACGCTCTGCTTTGAACAGGCGATCATCCTTGGTGGGATACTTGGAAATATTGTTTCTGTATTTTTGCAGATGCATCTGGCGTTTGGTCAGGTGTTTGGACATATTTTTCTTGGATTGTACGGACTGTCTGCGGGAATATTTGTTGGCTGTATCGCAGTTGCCTTAGCTGAGATTCTGAACACATTCCCAATCCTGTTCCGCCGGGCAAAGCTGAAAGTCGGACTGCGGTGGATCATGTGGGCAATGGCAGCCGGCAAGACCTGTGGGGCACTTTATTACTTTGTAAGGAAGATCGGGGAAGGTTTGACGTAA
- a CDS encoding threonine/serine exporter family protein, protein MAVTKEILSLAVETGDALLRNGAEVYRVEDTVMHILEAYEIEEYDVYVLSNGIFASANENKDDACSMIRHIPLGQTHLGRIAALNQLSREICSHECSLKDAWTRLDECKAIPTCKKWTEVFFCGLGSGAFAYLFGGTPLDGVIAFIAGALLNLILKKFAQRKTSKFITNIFGSAFVTLVSLITFSVGLPVLYDKIIIGAIMPLVPGIALTTSIRDFFNGDYLSGAIHMIDAVLTAFCIAAGVGTVMTIYNLAIGGIL, encoded by the coding sequence ATGGCAGTCACAAAGGAAATTTTATCTTTAGCGGTGGAGACCGGCGATGCACTTCTTAGAAATGGTGCGGAAGTGTACCGTGTGGAAGATACCGTAATGCATATCTTAGAAGCATATGAAATCGAAGAATATGATGTCTATGTACTTTCAAATGGAATTTTTGCAAGTGCAAATGAAAATAAAGATGACGCGTGCAGTATGATCCGGCACATTCCGCTCGGTCAGACGCATCTTGGACGTATTGCAGCCTTAAACCAACTTTCCAGAGAGATCTGCTCTCATGAATGCTCCTTAAAAGATGCCTGGACGCGTCTGGATGAATGCAAAGCGATTCCTACCTGTAAGAAATGGACAGAAGTATTTTTCTGCGGGCTTGGAAGCGGTGCTTTTGCCTACCTGTTTGGCGGAACTCCGTTAGACGGCGTGATCGCATTTATCGCCGGTGCGCTTTTGAATCTGATATTAAAAAAATTTGCACAGCGGAAAACCTCAAAATTTATCACCAACATTTTCGGCAGTGCTTTTGTGACACTCGTCAGTCTGATTACATTTTCAGTCGGACTGCCTGTTTTATATGACAAGATCATTATCGGTGCAATCATGCCCTTAGTACCTGGAATTGCGCTGACGACCTCGATCCGGGATTTCTTCAACGGTGATTATCTCTCCGGTGCGATCCACATGATTGACGCTGTTCTTACGGCATTTTGTATTGCGGCAGGCGTCGGAACTGTCATGACGATCTACAATCTTGCAATAGGAGGTATTTTATGA
- a CDS encoding RAMP superfamily CRISPR-associated protein codes for MKITIRLLSDLSTTAGETYNSLVDTDVVYDKYGIPYIPAKRIKGCIREAALEMCEMGIMEKSQYTRIFGEAGYQSCEFWLSNAYIRDYKKTVEDLEAFESELTAPQNVLAQYAYTRTQTAVDQRTGVADENSLRTIRVVRKGLVFEADCGMENREDEEILKSAVSLVKHIGMARTRGLGLVTMRLEDGDEQECKHVMFPSKQFYDRNKISYTIHLNSTLICKTENGNQAETEDYIAGSKVLGLIAGAMGQTAYREMMSKENMVVSNAYIKCGQTRCIPGRASWQKEKDQSYDADGKMMIFDLLYEPDCGSRQMTSSGIDYIADDKKVMTVDTEISYHHQRPEDKSIGRATGNEDGSSFYQLAGISEGQSFGGFIYAGREVAEKIIEAVGTLKHVRMGYGKSGEFGDVDFTLDSLEEVCDKNPQDTVKDAVITVLSDLVLYNKQGILTAEPEVLKQYLEDILSVSDLEIRNPFFKFDTVGGFNVTWKRRKPVFYAIGKGSSFILHSECGFDIQLLKNCFIGERTTEGYGEIIAEKFLRGKSASEGKIYISKYSDEADHRKLDGKTGIIYTLLQDDFEKKAEKNIREKAGEFTSDIKNESGINLSVLNAAVAKIRVLFRTEKSYEAMSEQIRQIEDEKKKNICIKILEKADPKSIAAETEREIQKNYGIEFHSDMDDNEKYRFMYRSYIIDLKYCVKILQKEQDA; via the coding sequence ATGAAGATAACGATCAGGCTTTTAAGTGATCTGTCAACAACGGCGGGAGAGACTTATAATAGTCTTGTGGATACGGATGTTGTTTATGATAAATATGGTATTCCCTATATTCCGGCAAAGAGGATCAAAGGATGCATCAGAGAGGCTGCACTTGAAATGTGTGAGATGGGAATCATGGAAAAATCACAGTATACAAGGATTTTTGGGGAGGCAGGTTATCAGTCTTGTGAGTTCTGGCTCTCGAATGCATATATCAGGGATTATAAAAAGACGGTAGAGGATCTGGAAGCATTTGAAAGCGAGCTTACGGCACCTCAGAATGTGCTTGCACAGTATGCATATACAAGGACGCAGACAGCAGTTGACCAGAGAACCGGTGTAGCGGATGAAAATTCGCTGCGGACAATACGAGTGGTACGGAAAGGACTTGTTTTTGAAGCGGATTGCGGAATGGAAAACAGGGAAGATGAGGAAATTTTGAAAAGTGCAGTTTCTTTGGTAAAACATATTGGTATGGCAAGAACAAGGGGACTCGGGCTCGTTACCATGCGTTTGGAAGATGGAGATGAGCAGGAATGTAAACATGTGATGTTTCCTTCAAAGCAGTTTTATGACAGAAATAAAATCTCTTACACGATCCATTTAAACTCTACGCTGATATGTAAAACGGAAAACGGTAATCAGGCAGAAACAGAAGATTACATTGCGGGAAGCAAAGTATTGGGACTGATCGCAGGTGCGATGGGACAGACTGCATATCGCGAGATGATGTCAAAAGAAAATATGGTAGTTTCAAATGCTTACATTAAGTGCGGTCAGACCAGATGTATACCGGGGCGTGCATCCTGGCAGAAGGAAAAAGATCAGTCCTATGATGCAGACGGAAAGATGATGATATTTGATCTGTTGTATGAGCCGGATTGTGGCAGCCGTCAGATGACATCTTCCGGAATTGATTATATAGCAGATGATAAAAAGGTTATGACGGTTGATACAGAGATCAGCTACCATCATCAGAGACCGGAGGATAAATCAATCGGAAGGGCAACCGGAAATGAGGATGGATCAAGTTTTTATCAGCTGGCAGGCATCAGTGAGGGACAGTCGTTCGGAGGCTTTATTTATGCTGGAAGAGAGGTTGCAGAAAAGATCATTGAAGCTGTCGGAACTTTGAAACATGTCCGTATGGGATATGGAAAGTCCGGTGAGTTTGGAGACGTTGACTTTACATTAGACAGCTTGGAAGAAGTTTGCGATAAAAATCCGCAGGATACGGTAAAGGATGCCGTCATAACGGTATTGTCTGATCTGGTTTTATATAATAAGCAGGGAATCCTGACAGCAGAGCCAGAGGTCTTAAAACAGTATTTGGAAGATATACTTTCGGTATCAGATCTTGAGATCAGGAATCCTTTTTTTAAGTTTGATACGGTCGGTGGATTTAATGTTACCTGGAAGCGTCGCAAACCTGTCTTTTATGCGATCGGGAAAGGTAGTTCGTTTATCCTTCATTCTGAGTGTGGATTTGACATTCAGCTGTTAAAGAACTGTTTTATTGGTGAACGCACCACAGAAGGTTATGGTGAGATTATTGCAGAAAAGTTTTTGAGAGGAAAATCCGCTTCGGAAGGAAAGATATATATATCGAAGTATTCTGATGAAGCAGATCATCGGAAATTGGATGGTAAAACGGGAATTATTTATACACTGCTGCAGGATGATTTTGAAAAAAAAGCGGAAAAAAATATCCGTGAGAAAGCTGGGGAATTTACCAGTGATATCAAAAATGAATCCGGCATAAATTTGTCGGTATTGAATGCAGCTGTGGCAAAGATCAGGGTACTTTTCCGGACAGAAAAATCATACGAAGCCATGTCAGAACAGATCAGACAGATTGAAGATGAAAAGAAAAAGAACATTTGCATTAAGATTCTGGAAAAAGCAGATCCGAAGAGTATTGCAGCTGAAACAGAACGGGAAATCCAAAAGAACTATGGAATAGAGTTCCACAGTGACATGGATGATAATGAGAAGTACAGGTTTATGTATCGCAGTTACATCATAGATCTGAAATACTGTGTAAAGATATTGCAAAAGGAGCAGGATGCATGA
- a CDS encoding membrane-spanning protein has protein sequence MMNCKKYRAVLLGVIVMALVVGVCFYTKYRKENEIPTDGILVYNSLNDGDVDETWA, from the coding sequence ATGATGAATTGTAAAAAATACAGAGCTGTATTACTCGGAGTGATTGTCATGGCGCTGGTGGTCGGAGTATGTTTTTACACGAAATACAGGAAAGAAAATGAGATACCGACAGATGGCATATTGGTATATAACAGTTTGAACGACGGGGATGTGGATGAAACATGGGCGTAA
- a CDS encoding threonine/serine exporter family protein, producing MFIQFIVSMIATLSFAVLFCAPKPELIFCGLTGAIGWIVYLICLQFDTGTVIANMVATLALTVFSRTVAAIRKNPVTIYLIAGIFPLVPGAGIYYTSYYFIMNQMKDFSRYGMETIKVAGAIVLGIIFGFSLPQTWFNALQHRTKSRHT from the coding sequence ATGTTTATCCAGTTTATTGTCAGTATGATCGCAACACTTTCTTTTGCAGTACTGTTTTGTGCGCCAAAACCAGAGCTTATTTTCTGCGGACTTACCGGTGCGATCGGATGGATCGTATATCTGATCTGCCTGCAGTTTGATACCGGTACTGTCATTGCAAATATGGTCGCAACACTTGCTCTCACAGTCTTTTCAAGAACTGTCGCTGCCATTCGGAAAAATCCGGTAACTATTTATCTGATCGCTGGTATTTTCCCTCTTGTACCTGGAGCGGGAATTTATTATACTTCCTATTACTTTATCATGAACCAGATGAAAGATTTCTCCCGCTATGGCATGGAAACGATCAAGGTTGCCGGTGCGATCGTACTGGGTATCATTTTCGGATTCTCCCTGCCGCAGACATGGTTTAATGCATTGCAGCACCGGACAAAAAGCAGACACACCTGA
- a CDS encoding stage V sporulation protein AA, translated as MGVNNETLYLKIEQNTIVFDRHVVLNDIAKMECTNEAVLRQLKQKKIYSFTDRKDEKKQKNQMQVFSVLKIIEQIHEDYPSLTISNEGESDFIIEYVPDPKKPKVINAVKTVLLCIIIFFGSAFTIMAFNNDISVTDVFDKLYGQVMGTKAGGVTELEVCYCIGLGLGIILFFNHVGRKKITPDPTPIQIEMRKYEKDVDTTFIENAGRGGHSIDVS; from the coding sequence ATGGGCGTAAATAACGAGACACTTTATTTAAAGATCGAGCAGAACACGATCGTTTTTGACCGGCATGTTGTGTTAAACGACATTGCAAAAATGGAGTGCACGAACGAGGCAGTCCTTCGTCAGCTGAAGCAGAAAAAAATATATAGTTTTACAGATCGGAAAGATGAAAAAAAACAGAAAAATCAGATGCAGGTTTTTTCGGTGTTAAAGATCATTGAGCAGATTCATGAGGATTATCCGTCATTGACAATCTCCAACGAGGGTGAAAGTGATTTTATCATAGAATACGTACCGGATCCGAAAAAGCCAAAGGTGATAAATGCGGTCAAAACAGTGCTACTTTGCATTATCATTTTTTTTGGTTCGGCATTTACGATCATGGCATTTAATAATGATATTTCTGTAACGGACGTATTTGATAAATTATATGGTCAGGTGATGGGAACAAAGGCAGGCGGTGTGACAGAGTTAGAAGTTTGTTACTGCATCGGGCTCGGACTTGGCATTATTTTATTTTTTAATCATGTGGGCAGGAAGAAGATCACGCCTGATCCGACACCAATTCAGATCGAAATGCGTAAATATGAGAAAGACGTGGATACCACATTTATTGAAAATGCAGGAAGAGGAGGGCACAGCATAGATGTTTCTTAA
- the cas1 gene encoding CRISPR-associated endonuclease Cas1 encodes MELSIGDVLSDDNINTAMESLMEKRDSCGVDGVKLSELPVYWSANGDRIKKAILDGIYVPGMINQIEIINQKGKHRKISLMNSVDRLIYRALFQKMNLLWKNEFSACSYAYQDGKGVLAAVKQAAQYIEEGNIWCIELDIHNFFDNINQELLLEKIRAEISDEKVMNLIIVYLRCTILDDHITYQKEEGILQGGPLSPLLSNIYMDALDHYMEEKKYSFCRFGDDINVYVKTYDEAAACLNIVREYIINVEMLPLNQKKTGIFQGLNRKYLGYRFEEKNKKILKKKEKKAYRSGYRDWYTTGIQRVDNNYHLINEGILTKRDFNVLFESNEGKKYIPVETTDALFIYSNVIITGGFLEFMNQVGLNVCLIDKYGEKIGSFVPQNNRRNIKTELKQLRIYDSETERLAMARKIEIAGISNIRANLRYYERRKTSKELQENVDVMSACIKQMNEAKSINELMLIEAQARQRYYQCFNYILDNKDFQFEKRTRRPPQDSINAMISFGNTLLYQRIANEINRTSLDIRIGIIHAAGSRQESLNLDLADLFKPILVDRAIFTLINRKVISSSDFIEVENNGIYLSKSGKKEFIKEFENKIYQKVKIDGIDRTYDYIIKREIQNLKREIETGEVYKPYKYV; translated from the coding sequence ATGGAATTAAGTATTGGTGATGTCCTTTCAGATGATAATATAAATACTGCTATGGAATCTCTGATGGAAAAAAGAGATAGTTGTGGCGTTGATGGGGTAAAGTTATCGGAATTGCCAGTATATTGGAGCGCAAATGGAGACAGAATAAAAAAGGCGATACTGGATGGAATCTATGTACCGGGCATGATCAATCAGATTGAAATTATAAATCAAAAGGGAAAACATCGTAAGATTTCTTTGATGAATTCGGTTGACCGTCTTATTTACCGTGCATTATTTCAGAAAATGAACCTTCTTTGGAAAAATGAATTTTCTGCCTGTTCATATGCTTATCAGGATGGAAAAGGGGTATTGGCGGCTGTAAAACAGGCAGCACAATACATAGAAGAGGGGAATATATGGTGTATTGAACTTGATATACACAATTTTTTTGACAATATAAATCAGGAATTACTGCTTGAAAAAATCCGGGCAGAGATTTCAGATGAAAAAGTGATGAATCTGATCATTGTATATTTAAGATGTACAATACTGGATGATCACATTACATATCAGAAAGAAGAAGGAATACTTCAGGGTGGACCTCTGAGTCCGCTGCTCAGCAACATATACATGGATGCGCTTGACCATTATATGGAAGAGAAGAAGTATTCCTTTTGCCGCTTTGGAGATGATATTAATGTGTATGTAAAGACTTATGATGAGGCGGCTGCCTGTCTGAATATTGTCAGGGAATATATTATAAATGTGGAAATGCTTCCACTGAATCAGAAAAAAACGGGAATATTTCAGGGCTTGAACCGCAAATATTTAGGATACCGGTTTGAGGAAAAGAATAAAAAAATTCTTAAAAAAAAAGAAAAGAAAGCGTATCGGAGTGGTTACAGAGACTGGTATACGACAGGAATACAGAGGGTTGATAATAACTACCATCTGATCAATGAGGGAATCCTTACGAAAAGAGATTTTAATGTCTTATTTGAAAGTAATGAGGGGAAAAAATATATTCCGGTAGAAACAACCGATGCATTGTTTATTTATTCGAATGTAATAATTACCGGTGGATTTCTGGAGTTTATGAATCAGGTGGGACTTAATGTCTGTCTCATAGACAAATACGGGGAAAAGATAGGCAGTTTTGTCCCTCAGAATAATCGAAGAAATATCAAAACAGAATTAAAACAGTTAAGGATATATGACTCAGAAACAGAACGACTTGCCATGGCGAGAAAAATTGAAATAGCTGGGATATCGAATATCCGTGCAAATTTGAGATACTATGAAAGACGTAAAACATCAAAAGAACTGCAGGAAAATGTAGATGTGATGTCTGCCTGTATCAAACAGATGAATGAGGCAAAGAGTATCAACGAACTGATGCTGATAGAAGCGCAGGCGCGTCAGAGATATTACCAGTGTTTCAATTATATATTGGATAATAAAGATTTTCAGTTTGAAAAAAGAACCAGACGTCCGCCACAAGATTCGATCAATGCAATGATAAGTTTTGGCAATACGTTGCTTTATCAAAGGATTGCCAATGAAATTAACAGGACAAGTCTTGATATCCGAATTGGAATAATTCATGCAGCAGGAAGCAGACAGGAAAGTCTGAATCTTGATCTTGCTGATCTGTTCAAACCGATACTTGTTGACAGGGCAATATTTACATTGATAAATCGTAAGGTGATCAGCAGTTCGGATTTTATTGAAGTGGAAAATAATGGAATATACCTTAGCAAAAGTGGAAAAAAGGAATTTATCAAAGAATTTGAAAATAAAATTTATCAGAAAGTAAAAATCGATGGAATTGATAGAACGTATGATTATATTATCAAAAGAGAAATACAAAATTTGAAGCGTGAGATTGAAACCGGCGAGGTGTATAAACCATATAAATATGTATGA
- a CDS encoding DUF3837 domain-containing protein yields MVTSIARQSVIIKCNMQKSVLTGNYEFYYAAGLVAKLSGIGFSEDIRPVELANLLHEEMKKTEPKDEQEKYLFSMLKDYKPTEEYDEQMKELLLWGKGEQYLWTVTVPEQG; encoded by the coding sequence ATGGTTACATCTATCGCACGCCAGAGTGTTATCATAAAATGCAACATGCAGAAATCTGTCCTGACCGGCAACTACGAGTTTTACTATGCGGCAGGTCTTGTCGCAAAGTTATCCGGAATCGGGTTCTCAGAGGATATCAGACCGGTTGAACTGGCAAATTTGTTACATGAGGAAATGAAAAAGACAGAACCAAAGGACGAACAGGAGAAGTATCTGTTTTCCATGCTGAAGGATTACAAACCGACAGAAGAGTACGATGAACAGATGAAAGAACTGCTGCTGTGGGGAAAAGGGGAGCAGTATCTGTGGACGGTGACAGTGCCGGAGCAGGGATAG
- a CDS encoding TM1812 family CRISPR-associated protein gives MNILLLSMSKLSVREGIIEESKCKWTDENNTEHEIEYYSQLEPITRMLIEAGEIPDEVIMLCTRESVEQVSFMLKDEEKIMSPCEFYQERINLQLKNEKEIHYITMPQRRTLNSTDLESKRQAIAEIAEYVLKKKKEAGDLNLWIDTQGGLRDISLLMNAVFSLLKTSDVVPKGIYSINFEGGKGTIQKQNVTYQIFDFVSGMNEFIEYGRADQLLSYYKSIKEEIPPVVQTMNDLSEAIMLCNTDEFDRQLIELRKQIRKADKSDPLFSVFIEQIKNDYKKILDENATSLDIVEWLVSKKLYQQTLTYIESKVPAEWEEKYIIHFESNKEIPEEVFPKYNTNPFPNELNYYIGMLLDVSKLDKAESKISLISSVNEILKMRWMQIEKGSDATFDYPKKGSPYVITVSTNANNKKLLSKQILMYRIIKDERNKWNHMMNTKRMTRKELTTVINEFIQNGRRLYADIQA, from the coding sequence ATGAATATTTTGCTGTTGTCCATGAGCAAACTGTCGGTAAGAGAGGGAATTATAGAAGAGAGTAAATGTAAATGGACAGATGAAAATAATACTGAGCATGAAATTGAATATTACAGTCAGTTAGAACCGATCACAAGAATGCTGATAGAAGCGGGCGAGATACCGGATGAAGTGATCATGCTCTGCACACGGGAATCTGTGGAGCAGGTGTCATTTATGCTTAAGGATGAGGAGAAAATAATGTCTCCGTGTGAGTTTTATCAGGAACGGATCAATCTCCAGTTGAAAAATGAAAAAGAGATCCATTATATAACGATGCCCCAGCGAAGAACGTTAAATTCAACCGATCTGGAAAGCAAAAGACAGGCGATTGCAGAGATCGCAGAATATGTTCTGAAAAAGAAAAAAGAGGCTGGAGATTTGAATCTCTGGATTGACACACAGGGCGGGCTGCGTGATATTTCATTACTTATGAATGCGGTTTTTTCATTATTGAAGACCAGCGATGTTGTTCCAAAAGGAATCTACTCCATCAATTTTGAAGGTGGAAAAGGAACAATTCAAAAGCAGAATGTTACCTATCAGATTTTTGATTTTGTCTCCGGAATGAATGAGTTTATCGAGTATGGACGGGCGGATCAGCTTCTGTCCTATTATAAGAGTATTAAAGAAGAGATTCCGCCGGTAGTGCAGACAATGAATGATCTGTCTGAGGCGATCATGCTTTGCAATACAGATGAATTTGACAGACAGTTAATAGAACTCAGAAAGCAGATCAGAAAGGCAGATAAAAGCGACCCTCTATTTTCAGTTTTTATTGAGCAGATTAAAAATGATTATAAAAAAATATTAGATGAGAATGCCACAAGTCTGGATATTGTTGAGTGGCTTGTGTCAAAGAAACTGTATCAGCAGACACTTACTTATATCGAGTCGAAAGTGCCGGCAGAATGGGAAGAAAAATATATCATACATTTTGAAAGTAATAAGGAAATACCAGAAGAAGTATTTCCGAAATATAATACGAACCCGTTTCCAAACGAATTGAACTATTACATAGGCATGTTACTGGATGTCAGTAAGCTGGATAAAGCTGAAAGTAAAATCAGTTTGATCAGTTCAGTGAATGAAATTCTTAAAATGAGATGGATGCAGATAGAAAAAGGATCCGATGCAACCTTTGATTATCCGAAGAAAGGAAGTCCGTATGTGATTACGGTAAGTACGAATGCGAATAATAAAAAGTTACTTTCGAAACAGATTTTAATGTACCGGATTATTAAGGATGAACGGAATAAATGGAATCATATGATGAATACAAAGCGCATGACACGGAAAGAATTAACTACCGTCATCAATGAATTCATTCAAAATGGTCGCAGACTATATGCGGATATACAAGCGTAG